DNA from Desulfuromonas sp. AOP6:
TCGACACCTTGTTGACGTTCTGGCCCCCGGCCCCCTGAGCGCGGACGGCTTTGAACTCCACTTCCTGTTCGGATAAAAATACCTGGCTGGATATGCGGATCATGGGGAAGTTTCTTCTTCAGTGTCGGCCTCTTCTGCGGGCAAAGAGTCTTCGGTGATATGCAGCTGGCAGTGGACGCACTGACGCAGGTACAGGGGAACGAAGCCATTCATGTGAAACGTGTTGCCACAGCGAGGGCAAAGAGCGAAGGCGGCCCTGACGACAGCCACGCACACCAGCAGGAGCCACACGGCAAAGACGATGGCGGTGGCGCGGTCGGAGCCGGTGACCCTGAGGGAAAGCCAGATGACCGGCACATAGATCAGGATTATCCCCCAGAGAAACCAGCGGCGATGGCGTAGCCGCTTCATGGCCTGAGTATACGAAAGATCGGTTGTCGGATCGCTCATGGTTTTCGCTCCTGAAGGGTGATTGTCAAAAAATACCATAGGGAAGAGTGCATGCCCAGCGCTTATTGGTTGCACCGTAGCGGGCAGTCGACAGAAGGTTCCATGCGGACAGAGAATTTGACTTCGCCGCCAGGGCTGTTTAGATGAACGTCAGGGGATGATTTTACCAAAAGGAGGAAAAGGATGAAAATGCGGCGCGTGGTGTGGATGCTGGTGGCACTGTGTTGTGGTTTCCTGTCGGTCTCTTCGGCGATAGCCGCAGAGGAACAGACCCGGAAAGTGGAACAGGCGGCCGAGATTATGCGGCAGATCATGGCTATACCCGAGCAGGCCATCCCGCCCCAACTGCTCGAAAATAGTCACGGCATCGCCATCATTCCGGCGGTCATCAAGGTGGGGTTTGTCTTCGGCGGTCGCTACGGCAAAGGGGTCGTACTGGTCCGGCAGGAGGATGGCGCCTGGAGCAACCCCTGCTTCATCTCGCTGGCCGGCGGCAGTTTCGGCTGGCAGATCGGCGCCCAGTCGACGGACGTTATCCTGGTATTCAAAAACCGCAGCAGCATTGATGACATGCTTAAAAGCCAATTTACCCTGGGGGCTGACGCTTCCGTGGCGGCAGGTCCGGTAGGTCGGCACCTGGCAGGTGCCACCGATCTTGAACTCAAGGCGGAAATCTATTCCTATTCACGCAGTCGCGGGCTCTTCGCCGGTGTTTCCCTGGAAGGCTCGGCCATTACGATAGATGGCGAGTCGAATGCCGCTTTTTACGAGCAGAAGAACATCCTGCCCCGGGACATTCTCGAGAAGCGCCTGAAGGCACCCGCGGCGGCCACCCGTTTGCGGGAGATCGTGGCTCGCCATGCCCACTAGATGATGCCAGCATTTCAGAAGTTAAAAGGCCCGGGAACATGCGCTTCCGGGCCTTTTGTTTGCTTCGGCTCAGTCCTGCAGTAGGACGGCCGGGTCGAGACCGATGCGCATGCCGCCCCAGTGCTTGCCATCGATATAAATCGGCAGAGAAAGGTCGCTGATGACCTGCCCCGTGTCCCGCGAATAGGTCTGCAGCAGAAAGGGCATTTCATTGTGGGCGCAGCGAATGCCCGTGCTGTCATTGAAAAGGCGTTTGTCCCGGCTGTTGACCAGGTCACGCTCATAGTCGCCGGTCAGGGGGCGTGAGTAATTGCTGGTGTGGGTCGGAGCATAGCCGTTGGTATCGACGCACAGGGCATAAATGCTGCCGCCCAGCACCCGGGTGAGCTCGTCGTAAAGGGGCTGCAGCTTCTTTTCGAAGAGAGCATCGTAGTTGGTTTTGAATTTCTGCGGATTGGTGCCGACGATAGGCACGTAGTTGCGATCAAAGACATTGCGTCCTTCTCGCTGGATAGCATGGATGGCTTCCTGCATGCGGTCGCGGAAGCGACGGGCCTCCAGCAGGGTGCG
Protein-coding regions in this window:
- a CDS encoding lipid-binding SYLF domain-containing protein — translated: MKMRRVVWMLVALCCGFLSVSSAIAAEEQTRKVEQAAEIMRQIMAIPEQAIPPQLLENSHGIAIIPAVIKVGFVFGGRYGKGVVLVRQEDGAWSNPCFISLAGGSFGWQIGAQSTDVILVFKNRSSIDDMLKSQFTLGADASVAAGPVGRHLAGATDLELKAEIYSYSRSRGLFAGVSLEGSAITIDGESNAAFYEQKNILPRDILEKRLKAPAAATRLREIVARHAH